The Caenorhabditis elegans chromosome I genome includes the window ATCTATCTGAGGAAAGCAGTTCTAATGATTCTTTTgatgaattttagtttttagctaatttatctattgaaaataaataaaaatgttgcatTTTACACCAATTTCTTTTATTACGTTGAAGTTATTCTGTCaatttgtgaatattttattgatattaatatttaatacaaaataatgaatttagcCTTCTCTTACAATTGAGCACAAAATGTGCAATGTTCTAATGTGTTCTATTTTATGTTCTAtttataatatatttattgtataattaaatataaatattgtgCGCTGCAAGTGCGCCCCTTTGAACTAGTGTTCTGTTGGCATTTTCCATGCGTCGAATTTCTCTCCTTTTCACGTTTTCTCTCTATTAATagaataattataattttgtatTGCTTCTTATCCAATTCgaataaatttgtaaaaatatttcaacttttcagccAAGATCATGCTCAAATTTGTCATAGTTTCATCAATTCTTGTGGCCCTAGGTCTGTCAATCGAATTGACATTCGAACTTCCAGACAACGCAAATCAGTGTTTTTATGAAGATCTGAAAAAGGATGTTGACACAGTGTTTGAATTCCAAGTTagtatttcaattgaaaatcgtAGAAACTGtaataatttgataatttcaggTTGTTACTGGAGGCCATTATGACGTAGACTTGATCATTGAGGATCCAAATGGAAAAGTTTTGTATAAAGATACTAAAAAGCAGTACGACAGTATCAACTTCAAGGCCGAAGTTGAAGGAACATACAAAGCATGCTTTTCAAATGAATTCTCCACATTCTCTCATAAAATCGTTTACATGGATTGGCAATTCGGTGATCAAAATGCTCTTCATGCTGCCGTTACTCAAGGAGCTCATGCAATGACTCAATTAGAAAATTATGCAGTCGCTATTGGAGATAAATTGAGAACagtaagatttttatttaaaaagatttatttttacaattagaaaatgctcaaaacgtaactttttcgaattttatgaattcgttcatttttccAACTCTATTTTGCTGGGAGCTTactaaaaaagttgttcaccCGACATTTGACATacttataaacttttttgtagattgATGACTATCAAACTCATCATCGTCTCCGTGAAGCAACTGGTCGCAAACGTGCAGAAGAACTCAACGAGCGCGTGATGATCTGGTCCCTTGGTCAATCTGCCGTCGTAGTATTCATTGGAATTGGCCAAGTTTTCCTGctcaaatcatttttcaatgataaaaGAACtcgttattaattttttcacaccattgctcttttttttgtaattagcAGCCTTCTCATTTTAATGGGTCCCGTCAGTTGTTTTGCCCCTTTTCCTCCCTTTGATACATAGCATAAgaatataatttattgatttataaCTGAGTTTCATAACATAAAAACCCGAAGCAATTTTATGCAATTGAGAATTATTCAGGAATGTCTCCGTTGAGAACTGACTGATATTCCTGGAGTCTCCGAAGAAGTGCGTCATTTTGATTAAGAAGAGTTTGGATTCCGTTTACGAGCGTCTTGCGTTTTTCACGGTTTCGCTTAGCCTGAAAGTTGATTGAACTGAATCGAAAACTTATTCAAagtacaaaataaaattatgacACACCTGATTTTCGGGAGTAGTTTCAGTGATAATATTCATCCCATCAAGAGTTTCCAGATGTCTTTCCGCCTCTTCGTTGAAATATTTCACTTtcttttccagctttttcccCATCTCGACCTGCTTtggtttttcgagaaaaccACGTTCCAAATCAGCGACATCTCTCAAATTGAGATCATAGGCTTTTTGAAGATTGCTCAAATTATGCTTCTCATATTGCATGAGCATTTTGAAGCCCGCGTCATCAACCAAAGCATTTTTTCCACCCATCACAatgattttatcattttctttaaaatttaaagtagAAAGGGAGACATCGTCGGCGCCTTGAAGAAACTTTCCTGTAAAATACTTTGTCtcattattccaaaaaatcagaaacaaCCTCTGTGCAACAACTTCATGGTTTCAACATCAACATCATTGTCGGTGGCGATTCGATCGCGTAGCTGCCCAAGTGTCAAAATAGATTCGTCTTCTCCTTGATTTTCCTCAAGAATGTCGATTGTAGTTTGAACGGATGAACACGACACATTCACcttcatttctgaaaattgattttgagaCAGTTTTAGCAGTGGGAGAAGCCTCCGAGTGTCGATAAATAAGAAATTGGAACAAAATTATTGTTAActtattagaaaattaagaaacttctagaaatgACGAGAAGCTTATGCGAAAATCAGTTCCTCCACGAGGTGTACACATCGATTGCAATGGGGCGCACTCGCTCAGAGACTTCAGAGAAAAACGATTCCATAGACAATGAATCACCGTTTTCGTACGATACTGTGAGGGACATTAAATTAgcccatttttgtttttaagtcACAATACGAGAGCACATGATAGTTTTTATATTGGACATGTAAGAAACACAATGTATGAGCAATAAAATAAACAGTGAGTTGGGTGATAACCATCGGTTGAATAATAAGTATGCAATTATTTACAAGAAAATTACTTATggctggaaacttttttcaatcgcTCGAGAATGGCATCGAGTTTGTAAATTGTCTCCTGGTCAATCTGTTTGTAGATTTTGTCCCgatttttaactattttgCGAAAATTGTGAATGCACTCTGTTGCTTTTGCAGCTCGCTCTTCAGCTACCACATCGACTCCAATTCGCCGAGTTTTGGTGGATGCAAATCCGATGATTGTGTCCAGTAAACTGTTGGTAATTGATGCAAGAGCCTTCAAGCAAGCCGATCGCTTCCCATAATTGTCGCTCgtgatattttctgaattacaAAACATTAGAATAAATTTATCAGGAAGCAAAACCAACCCATGATAAATGTTAAACAAGCATGGCACGAGTTGAGACACCAAGAGTTTCTACTATTCAGAATTCTAATGACTGTGGGAGCGAGTTGGTTGTCGTTTGACAATATCTGTTCCATGTTACTTGTGAAACTCTTCATCTTATAAACACGAAgatctgaaaagaaaacataaactgaaaaatcaaaactctGCAAATCCTACTTCTGCTCTCTCGCTTCGCACAAACACCGATTTTATTCACTTCCTCGGTGCATGCGGACCACAACGACGCGTTTGATGACATGACTGACACGGATGATTCTGGGGAGGATTTTGGCAAAGAACTGCTATGTTCTTCACCTCTCGAAACCGGGTTCCGAGACAATTCCTTCTTCGACTCGGAATGCAATGGACGTCTTGAGCGAGTATTTGTGAACTCGGGCAGATCGGCTTTCACAGTTCGAGAACTCCCGATGAAAGTGATGGGAACGTCCTTTTCCGCACCgcgtctgaaaaaaatataatcgcTTCAGATACTTTTTTCGTAGAACTCACCGACTCGAAGTAGATCTTGTATTTGGTCTGTTTTCAGCGGATTTCGGAATGTCGTTGAGAGGCTTCCTATTTTTTGCATGTGTTAGTTTTTTCCGGTCGTCAAGCCctgacatctgaaaaatttcaaaatttcaaatttaagaagagacaaacattttataattggaaaaaaacacaagatATCAAAATTAGACGAAAGAAAGGAACTagtaaacaagaaaaaaccgTTTTCCCGCATAAAAGAAATTCCCGCGTAATTCTTTGAAGTACTATCGTACCCCGCATGAGCGCTGCGGGACCCGAATAACATCTcatatgcgcctttaaagtttttaatataaaGCTGGATTTTTTAATCCTAAGTATTTACTTTTGCCTCATTCCAATGAATTCTTGAAACGatatatttaatatttaatttagtTCTTATAGTAAATGGCTCCAGTACTTGGTTTGTTGGAAAATGAAGCGAAAGTCAAGTCGATCATCAGAAAGTAAGtcaccaaaaaaagaaacagtttatattaatttaatttcagcaataacctactcgaaaaaaagttttcgagcTTTCAAAGACAGTGTAGAGACCTATCAAGAAACCATGCACTCCGTAGGCGATTTTCGTTCTTGGTTGCAAAcgaattacattttttcagtcgATTCGTGTTGTTCACAAGTCAAACATTCGGCAACAGCCGCAGAAGAAATGTCAGTCAGCGATAAAGATGTGAAAAATCACCAGAAGAAActtcattcatttttggcaCAGTCTACTGATCAAGGTATCATTTTCCttttaacttttaatattttagttttcgtGTTTCAGTTAACTCCACGATTgataaaatggattttttctgTTCCAAGGGCAATCACTCTCTTCCGATGGAAATGTCAGTGCTTTCGATCACACTTCCATATGAAGCGTGtattgaaaaatctgcaaaaaaacacGAAACTATGGTTTTTTCCATTGATGAAGTTTCGAGTGCTGTTCAGCacctggaaaatgaaaaagtcgATGTGGAAAAGCGTCAATCTTCAACAGGCAAACTTatatttcaaactgaaaaagaaattatgaAGCTAAAAGAAGAGATTCAAGTAAATACAAATCTCGAGtcaaatattattcaattgtCTCTGGAGAAGCTTTCTTCAGTCAAAGACTCTTCTACGagtgaaaatgtttataaagCGAAACTGGAAGAGGAGGTATTTCTGTTTCATAAAAAAGGatgtaaaatttataatttagaTAAACGAAGCCAGGCAAATATATGAAGACGCATTGAAACAGGATGTGATCAGCCAAGAATCAGCTATGATGACCCAGCAACTAGAATCTCTTAATGAGTTGTGCTCTGACCTCAGTGATCTTAACAAAATTAATCTTACATCTATCGAAAAGTTTCCTGATTGCAATGAGGTATGCGAGCTCTCCGATGAACTGCAAACTCTTGAAAAGTCTGAAGCTGAAAACTCAGAAAGTATAATAAATCTCGAGGCGTCGTTGGAAGATATTAAATATCAGAACAAGAAAGTCCGTAAGAGTTTTGATCAAATAAACCAATTGGAAAACGCATATATCGTTAAAAAAGAGGTTCTGACTCGGAAGAAATCTGCTATCGAGGACGTCAAGCGACAAATTGCTGAAAGCAAAATCAcattaaataaattgaaagtgACTGTCCGTGCTGTGGAACGATCTGACACCCCAGAGAATGTGGAATCAAAGAAAGAAGTATTTATTCATTCAAATTCAGTATATTACAAGTCTTGTTTCAGGAGGCTTTTCGGCGTCTCGTGGCATCTAGCACTGAACTTCCCGGACCAGAGTCATTCCAGCGTGACAATGTTCGAAATGTGGAGAAATCATTGCGTTTTAAGAAGTGGAACCAAAGAACCACGTCGCAGTCGTCGTTCACTTCAGGTAAGatgtttaattgtttttatacCAATTTGATTACAACCACatgtttacttttttgaataacaaaATACGACGCTTTCAAAGAAGtttgcaaagtttttttaatagacTTTGTGTCaaagaagaaataaatttataattatttatagTTTTAGATTCAACACGATCTATTGGACCGATTGGTGTGCATTATCCAGGGATAAAACTTATCAACAAAGACGCTGCAACGCCCACTGAAGTTATTCGGAAGATTACATCGGAGCTAAATGAATCTGCTACTTCTGAAGATTCAACATTCGATGACGATACAGGCACAACACAGGATGAGTCTGGATTGAATGCATTCTTTAATTCTCCGGTTAGCAAAGAACAAACTTCAATGCGTCCACAGTTTTCAATGATTGCTCATATGGAGAAGTATGATACAATGCAGGCCAAGAAAAACATGGATAAATTGCCTGATAATGTTCGCCGAGAAAGCGAAATGGAACACATTTCCCATAATTACGGCcgtaataataatttttacagtACGAAAAATTCTGATTACTTCAGGTCCCTCTGAAGTTAACCGCCCGGCGAGTGTTTCATCTAAACGCCACGATCCGGCTGCAAGTATATCGGCAACATCGGAAGAGTCGATCCTATCTGGAACCACTCAGGATGAATCTATGCTCAATGATTTCTTCAATCCAACAGGCACCGACGAAAAACTTAACGACGTTGAGTTTTCCATGACTGCGCATGTGGCAGAATTCGATAACagacaaaaagcaaaaagagcTGCAGAGCAAATTAAGAAgagttcttcaaaaatatctgGCAAAAAAGAGGAATCAGTTGCAGATGATAAAAGTGGTTCTTGAATTCTGAATAAGCTTGACAATTTGCAACTATTTTCAGGCTCTGGCAACAGCTACGTAGCTGAAAGTGAAGCTGGCTTCTCACAAGGATCTGAGGAAAACGAATCCATGGATGATGAGGTTTGTGTCTCTTAATGGAATATTCATGAAACATTTATTGTTTTCAGGATTTGGTTGCTCCAGATGATGGCGGTCTAGATCAAACGATTTGGGATGGTGACGACTAAAACTTTCTACATTCTAATTTAATTCATACTTTTTTGTGTTCCTCTTATACGGAATTTTCGCGTAATCTTGTACTATTCCATCATGTTCCTATTGTTTGTGATCTGTTATAAGTTATAAATCATTGttctttaatatttcaatattattGCTGTCACTGTCAAAATGCTAATTaaatttatctttaaaaatcaatttaaatgtttaagtcctgtaaatatttattaaaccgtcgaatttcaggaaaaataactgttataaaatttattttacatgTTAACATGCATGTTAGAAAAGAAGAATTTTACATGTCAACATGCATGTTAGAAAAGAAGAGTACTTGAGAAATTACAAAAGTTTGTATGTATTTACTTGTTTCAATAGTTTTCATTTGTCTGTGGTCGTTGTCTCGCTGAAAAAGACGGGCGGTGCGAGAAAAAGGGTTTTATTTGGACACTAAACTCAATAAAGATACACTTTTTTGATTTCGCTcgctaaaacttttcaatttcaatacttCACTTTTGCATCATTTTTCGTGCAGCTCTCTGCGTCTCCGCTTTCAAACACTTCTATTTTGGGtcaattctgttttttttcttgttcagtTTCGAATCAATAGTTTAGCGCGGCTCCAAACATCTAGAAAATCCTTCAAGAAGAGAGCAcgagaaattgagaatttcttGAGAAATGAGAGAAATGTTAGAGATACGTGATAGAAGAGTTGTTTACGTGCAAAAATCTCACACAGAAAacgtttctcaattttattctcatttctttcaacatttcaataaGTCAATGAAATAGTGCTTGACAGAAGAGACGGAGAGAAATAGAGATGTTCGTAGCCCTGGGCGCTCAAATTTATCGGCAATATTTCGGACGACGCGGTGAGCGGTTTTTGGATTCTTgttgttctcttttttaatttttttctcactggttatattttaaatttctcgaaaCAAAATTGATCGATGATCAAACTTCTTATTTGATAACGAATCAACAGTTTTGAtttaattccatttttcataatctcgtcattttgttttgccttttttttaattgtccttttttctttctaatacctatttttatattaattgattgctaatgttttaattttaatggaGGTtacatttaaaagttttgctccgaatatatttgaaagaaattccTTCACAAGCATCATCTagtatttttattctttttatattttgtgcGAGAAATCACAATCCCCCTATAACAGCTAATAGTTTTCGcctttaaactcaaaaatttttcaatttgcatcATATTccgatatttttcaggaatggCGATGGCAAATAACAGTTCGGTGGCCAATAAGGTCTGTCTCATCGTTATTGATGGATGGGGAGTTTCTGAAGATCCTTACGGTAACGCTATTCTCAACGCACAGACACCAGTTATGGACAAGCTGTGTTCGGGtaagattttatttatttcaaaattgttaacCCAAGAACATTTTTCCAGGCAATTGGGCTCAAATTGAGGCACATGGTCTTCATGTTGGTCTCCCAGAAGGATTGATGGGAAATTCGGAAGTCGGACATTTGAACATCGGAGCCGGACGTGTTATCTATCAAGACATTGTTCGTATTAATCTGGCAGTCAAGAACAACAAATTTGTATGCTTCCaatattatttcagaatattaTATTTCGTAAATTTTAGGTGACTAATGAGAGCTTGGTGGATGCTTGCGATCGTGCTAAAAACGGAAATGGACGTCTTCATCTGGCCGGACTTGTTTCTGACGGAGGTGTTCATTCTCATATTGGtaatattcatttatttattttcaatttatgatttttctcatttcagatCACATGTTTGCTTTGGTTAAGGCCATCAAAGAGCTCGGAGTTCCAGAACTTTACCTTCATTTCTACGGAGATGGTCGTGATACTTCTCCAAACAGTGGAGTTGGATTCCTTGAACAAACCCTCGAGTTCTTGGAGAAAACTACTGGGTTAGAATAATGTGATaatttatggggttattcaagtagtgtcggaaaattaaaaagtgtagaaaaattacgccacaactgtattcaagtatataaaaacatgtatttaaatacatttgtgacgtcacaaatatatttaaatacatttcgctacattacttgaataaccccattaggaaacatgtttaaaaatattttcagatatggaAAACTAGCTACTGTAGTTGGCCGCTACTATGCTATGGATCGCGATAACAGATGGGAGCGTATCAATGTTGCATACGAGGCAATGATTGGAGGTGTTGGAGAGACTTCCGATGAGGCTGGGGTATGATTTTAGCGTATAAACTGATTAACAATTCAAAAGACGAAGAATGAACAGTTTTGGATTTCgtttaattataattttctaggtatcaaaaatcatttactaAATATAAAGTAGTTTTCTTCCGTACAATGTATGATATACCAAGATGCAAACTTTTCACtttaaatcaacaaaaattcaaattcatttcaattaaaaatgtttccgagagaaattcgaattctaaTTTCAGCAAGTTTAAATAATAtctaaaattatcattttccaGGTTGTTGAAGTTGTTCGCAAGCGTTACGCTGCTGATGAAACAGACGAATTCTTGAAGCCAATCATTCTTCAAGGAGAGAAAGGACGTGTTCAAAATGACGATACAATCATCTTCTTCGACTACCGTGCTGATCGTATGCGTGAGATTTCTGCAGCAATGGGAATGGATCGTTACAAGGATTGCAATTCGAAGTTAGCTCATCCATCAAATCTTCAAGTATATGGAATGACTCAATACAAAGCCGAGTTCCCATTCAAATCGCTGTTCCCGCCAGCATCGAACAAAAATGTATTGGCTGAGTGGCTCGCCGAGCAAAAAGTTTCGCAATTTCATTGTGCGGAAACCGAAAAATACGCTCACgttacatttttcttcaatggaggacttgaaaaacaatttgaggGAGAAGAAAGGTGTTTAGTGCCCAGTCCAAAGGTAATACTTTGATGATATaacttcgaaaattgaatatttccagGTCGCAACTTACGATCTTCAACCAGAAATGTCTGCGGCCGGCGTTGCTGACAAAATGATTGAACAACTCGAGGCTGGAACTCATCCATTCATTATGTGCAACTTTGCTCCACCAGATATGGTCGGGCATACGGGAGTCTATGAAGCTGCTGTCAAGGCCTGTGAAGCTACTGATATCGCAATCGGAAGAATCTATGAAGCAACTCAAAAGCACGGATACTCACTTATGGTTACTGCTGATCACGGAAATGCTGAAAAGATGAAGGCTCCAGATGGTGGAAAACACACTGCTCACACATGTTACCGTGTTCCACTCACTTTGAGCCATCCAGGATTCAAATTTGTCGATGTGAGTTTTTGTCaaacgtttgaaatttttatttaaaaaaaaacagaaacccATAtgttaaatgaaaatattaatttacaAACGGGTGTAAATAGCTATTCACTTCACACGTTTACAGCCAGCCGACCGTCATCCGGCCCTTTGTGATGTTGCTCCAACAGTTCTCGCTATTATGGGACTCCCTCAACCAGCTGAAATGACTGGGGTCTCGATTGTTCAGAAGATCTAGATTCAAGTACAATGATTTCAATATTCAAGTTCTATGAACTATATTTTCTACAGTATTCTTTTGTCCAATTTCTTCCCAATTACCTACTATTCAATTCTGTttatagtctgaaaatttttatgtatttaGATCCTTAAATTAgtatgaataaaattatattgcactgagaaaatatttcattcaTTACTATGACCTGTCGGATGACTCATATTCTATTTgctatttatgttttttttcttgctccgGAATGAGCTCTGTAGTCAGTtgctcaacatttttgaagggTCAATTGATGGTGACATTTGGCCAATAGACACACTGAGCACATCTGCGGAGCACTCTGACGGCTCGCAAAAGATTGATTTGATCGGACTTTTACTGGGACGAACTGAGAAAAACCATTggttttctctgcgtctcttaatTTCTCAAACTCTCTTGATTTAGTATCTTATCGTTTCTTCTAATGCTCTCTCTGTGTGACATTTTTCATTATAGTTTCTCGAAAATTCTTTGGAGAAAATGTTGCTAGCATTTTGATGTCACTTTCGTTTGAAAACTCCAGAAACCTCGCCTTTTCCTTATCGTTTTTTAGCATCACTCAGTTAAAATGACCTATTTGTGCCACGAACCCagttttattgagaaaaatcgaaattactaggtgaaattctatttttcgttGACTTTGAATACGTGTTTGATCGAATTTTGATGAagcaaaaaacatgaaaattacATGACCTTGCCCTAGATACGTGGCTACATGGCCTGACCTTTTaattaacagaaaattttaggatttttttagGATTTAATCAGCAGATCATagattttaaagaattacatcgttttttaaatcttcagaatatttttctggtttttaagTAAATGTACATTTTATAAACTTTACAAAGtgtaaataagaaaaattattttgttgagaaaaaaatcgagcatacaaaaattgagacccgaagaactcgggggatgtcctattggggggattaccaactcgggggattggccccgcccacagaaccgtggcttgcaatacgcccatttctgcaactgccgcacggttttaaaactgtatttttctcaatagagcgagaattaacaagaaaaaataattttaaaaccgtgcggcagttgcaaaaatgggcgtattgcaagccacggttctgtgggcggggccaatcccccgagttggtaatcccccaataggacatcccccgagttcttcgggtctccaaaaattcagaaaactatatggaaaaggaaaaaaggcaattggacataataatttttatatccttcacaattttctgaaactcagagatttattcaaatgattttttgttggtgtTTTCAGTGtccactttgaaaaaaattccgcaaaaGTTTCCgcaaattgtttttctcgtggcgagacccatccgaAAAAATCCGTGCGCCTTTAGAAACGCATTACGGTACTTGTCGAGgcttctttttcaaatatttacgttgaatttgtgttttcttcgttattttcagattaatatAATATTAATCCATTCAaatctttcagaaacttcccCAAGCGGTCTTctcatctcaaaatttgccacgTGGCCACGCTCTCTTCTCCATAAATCTGAAGAAGGTGGGTTTTCAGTTAATGtttatcttttaaaattatttaaatttccaacaaaaaaaaaacaaacgaaGTGACGTTGTTA containing:
- the ipgm-1 gene encoding 2,3-bisphosphoglycerate-independent phosphoglycerate mutase (Confirmed by transcript evidence) yields the protein MFVALGAQIYRQYFGRRGMAMANNSSVANKVCLIVIDGWGVSEDPYGNAILNAQTPVMDKLCSGNWAQIEAHGLHVGLPEGLMGNSEVGHLNIGAGRVIYQDIVRINLAVKNNKFVTNESLVDACDRAKNGNGRLHLAGLVSDGGVHSHIDHMFALVKAIKELGVPELYLHFYGDGRDTSPNSGVGFLEQTLEFLEKTTGYGKLATVVGRYYAMDRDNRWERINVAYEAMIGGVGETSDEAGVVEVVRKRYAADETDEFLKPIILQGEKGRVQNDDTIIFFDYRADRMREISAAMGMDRYKDCNSKLAHPSNLQVYGMTQYKAEFPFKSLFPPASNKNVLAEWLAEQKVSQFHCAETEKYAHVTFFFNGGLEKQFEGEERCLVPSPKVATYDLQPEMSAAGVADKMIEQLEAGTHPFIMCNFAPPDMVGHTGVYEAAVKACEATDIAIGRIYEATQKHGYSLMVTADHGNAEKMKAPDGGKHTAHTCYRVPLTLSHPGFKFVDPADRHPALCDVAPTVLAIMGLPQPAEMTGVSIVQKI
- the ipgm-1 gene encoding 2,3-bisphosphoglycerate-independent phosphoglycerate mutase (Confirmed by transcript evidence); this translates as MAMANNSSVANKVCLIVIDGWGVSEDPYGNAILNAQTPVMDKLCSGNWAQIEAHGLHVGLPEGLMGNSEVGHLNIGAGRVIYQDIVRINLAVKNNKFVTNESLVDACDRAKNGNGRLHLAGLVSDGGVHSHIDHMFALVKAIKELGVPELYLHFYGDGRDTSPNSGVGFLEQTLEFLEKTTGYGKLATVVGRYYAMDRDNRWERINVAYEAMIGGVGETSDEAGVVEVVRKRYAADETDEFLKPIILQGEKGRVQNDDTIIFFDYRADRMREISAAMGMDRYKDCNSKLAHPSNLQVYGMTQYKAEFPFKSLFPPASNKNVLAEWLAEQKVSQFHCAETEKYAHVTFFFNGGLEKQFEGEERCLVPSPKVATYDLQPEMSAAGVADKMIEQLEAGTHPFIMCNFAPPDMVGHTGVYEAAVKACEATDIAIGRIYEATQKHGYSLMVTADHGNAEKMKAPDGGKHTAHTCYRVPLTLSHPGFKFVDPADRHPALCDVAPTVLAIMGLPQPAEMTGVSIVQKI